In Oncorhynchus kisutch isolate 150728-3 linkage group LG5, Okis_V2, whole genome shotgun sequence, a genomic segment contains:
- the LOC109890913 gene encoding prothymosin alpha, which produces MADTAVETTTTTEISAKELKEKKEVAEEVMVEKKENGSGDAPGNETHTNGAEETNGAKEKTNGAIHSEVTPEVEEDGEGEDAEEDAEEAADEEVGHPVKRPAEEEEQGETKKQKTENDDSKEAEVEA; this is translated from the exons ATGGCTGATACCGCAGTAGAGACGACCACAACCACCGAGATTTCAGCAAAG GAGCTTAAAGAGAAGAAAGAGGTTGCCGAGGAGGTGATGGTGGAGAAGAAGGAGAACGGCAGTGGGGACGCACCTGGCAATGAAACA CACACAAATGGTGCAGAGGAGACAAATGGTGCAAAAGAGAAGACAAATGGTGCAATTCATTCTGAAGTAACTCCAGAGGTTGAAGAGGATG gagagggagaggatgcaGAAGAAGATGCAGAAGAAGCTGCTGATGAGGAGGTTGGCCACCCTGTGAAGCGCCCAGCTGAGGAGGAG GAACAAGGggaaacaaaaaaacagaaaacagaaaacgaTGACTCAAAGGAAGCTGAAGTGGAGGCCTAG